One Thalassotalea atypica DNA window includes the following coding sequences:
- the asnB gene encoding asparagine synthase (glutamine-hydrolyzing), which produces MCGIAGIFSNTSMERQSLRLSSMLSCLEHRGPDSQGQWNNGSLFFGHTRLAIHDLSIEGHQPMLSPEKTHTLVFNGEIYNYHELKQQLSSLKLTFRGDSDTEVLLACLVHWGVEKTLESIDGMFAFAYWSAANNQLFLARDRVGEKPLYWMRREHELVFASEMQAIVASQDRPLDISTDAVNQFLRFSYIPAPYSIYSDVQKLLPGHLLKFDLSQPHFKPESIYYDQKVRIEKDIDCRETASNTLERLLIKSIDERLDADVPVGAFLSGGIDSSLVCALGQKALGRDIDTFTIGFNEKSFDESNFASDVAKHLGCRNHIEIITQQDMLDVVPNMAATYSEPFADSSQLPTYILCKKTRDAVTVALSGDGGDELFGGYSRYQKTLSRWQAVKQKPTIVASCASALSKTFDQTLAMSDHFVGSKEKLRRALRYYGASSLRQLYIDSISFDWQKSACNNHTPALNLVGQDDLNYLMDFDRLQYLPDDILTKVDRASMAHSLEVRVPLLSKDILNFSSRLQPELLSHNQKTKWPLREVLYKYIPQDLIERPKRGFAVPVGQWLRQALKPWAESLINDQHAKDYLPYVDHERYEHYWRQHQRELFDWSGQLWNYIQLLSWVNTVHRPST; this is translated from the coding sequence ATGTGCGGTATAGCAGGAATATTCTCAAACACTTCTATGGAGAGACAATCGCTTAGGCTCTCATCCATGCTTTCTTGTTTAGAACACCGAGGACCAGATAGCCAAGGTCAATGGAATAATGGTAGTTTGTTTTTTGGGCACACGCGATTGGCTATACATGACTTATCAATTGAAGGTCATCAGCCAATGCTCTCTCCAGAAAAGACACACACACTTGTTTTTAATGGAGAAATTTACAACTATCATGAATTGAAACAACAACTTTCCTCGTTGAAACTGACGTTTAGAGGTGACAGTGATACTGAAGTTCTACTGGCTTGTTTGGTGCATTGGGGGGTTGAAAAAACACTAGAAAGCATTGACGGCATGTTTGCATTTGCGTACTGGTCAGCAGCAAATAACCAGCTTTTCCTTGCACGAGACCGGGTGGGTGAAAAGCCACTTTACTGGATGCGGCGTGAACATGAGCTTGTCTTTGCATCTGAAATGCAGGCCATAGTGGCATCGCAAGATAGGCCTTTGGACATTTCTACTGATGCTGTAAATCAATTTCTACGATTTAGCTATATACCCGCGCCGTATTCTATTTATTCTGATGTGCAAAAATTATTGCCAGGTCACTTGTTGAAATTCGACTTATCTCAACCTCATTTTAAGCCTGAAAGTATTTATTATGACCAAAAGGTAAGGATTGAAAAAGACATTGATTGTCGAGAAACGGCTTCGAATACATTAGAAAGGTTACTAATAAAGAGTATCGATGAACGTTTAGATGCGGATGTACCTGTTGGAGCTTTCTTATCCGGCGGCATCGATTCAAGTTTAGTCTGTGCATTGGGGCAAAAAGCGCTGGGCCGGGATATTGATACGTTTACTATCGGGTTTAATGAAAAGTCATTCGATGAATCAAATTTTGCCTCAGACGTTGCTAAGCACCTTGGTTGTAGAAACCATATAGAAATAATTACCCAACAAGACATGTTGGATGTCGTACCGAACATGGCTGCAACTTATTCTGAGCCTTTTGCGGATTCATCACAGCTGCCTACTTATATTTTATGTAAAAAAACACGTGATGCCGTTACAGTAGCGTTGTCTGGTGATGGTGGTGATGAGCTGTTTGGAGGCTACAGCAGGTATCAAAAAACGCTGTCTCGTTGGCAAGCAGTTAAGCAAAAACCAACTATAGTCGCAAGCTGTGCGTCTGCATTGTCTAAAACGTTTGATCAAACCCTTGCTATGTCGGATCACTTTGTTGGCTCAAAAGAAAAGTTGCGACGAGCCCTTCGGTATTACGGTGCCAGTAGTTTACGGCAATTGTACATTGACAGTATTTCATTTGATTGGCAAAAATCAGCATGCAACAATCATACGCCAGCTTTGAATTTAGTTGGTCAAGATGATCTAAATTACTTGATGGATTTTGACCGCTTGCAATATTTGCCAGACGATATATTAACGAAAGTTGACAGGGCTTCAATGGCCCACTCATTAGAAGTTAGAGTTCCTTTATTATCTAAAGATATTCTTAATTTCAGCTCTCGTTTACAACCTGAACTCTTGTCTCACAATCAAAAAACAAAGTGGCCATTGAGAGAGGTGCTATACAAGTATATTCCTCAAGACTTAATTGAAAGGCCTAAAAGGGGATTCGCTGTGCCAGTAGGGCAATGGTTAAGGCAAGCACTTAAGCCATGGGCTGAATCACTGATTAACGATCAGCACGCAAAAGACTATCTCCCCTATGTTGATCATGAACGATATGAGCATTATTGGCGGCAACACCAAAGGGAGTTATTCGATTGGAGCGGACAGTTGTGGAACTATATACAGCTGTTAAGTTGGGTTAACACAGTACATAGACCGAGTACTTAA